GCGCCGGCCTGCTGTCGAGAAGGAGAAGGTGGGCGAGCAACTCTTCGGGCTTCAGCTACCTGTTGAAATTTCTGGTTACTGCTGTAGCATTTGAACTCAGATTTCCATACATTACTATTTGTGCATTTGAGAAACTTGGCATCCAGAGTGTGTCATTACCTGCGGAGTTGAACTAGGAGTACATGCGAAATGTAACTGATTCAATGTACAATTAATTGCTGTTTTGAGTTGGCGGTCAAACCAGCACTTTGTTATCGGACTATATTGCATCGGGTGCATTGTATCATCTGGATGGTCGCCAGCAAAGGCTTTTCGTGCCACCCAATCGTAGAAATATAATGCATATGACATGCACCACCGCTTGATGAAGCATTTTGATCTCAAACTGGGTATTTCTTTTGTAATTACTCTATGAACAACAGCCTGACTAATGTTTTTGTAGAACTGCCGACCTTCTGTGCTGCTTTCATCTATGCTAGTGATCTAAATTTGTGCAGTTAGTGTtattaaatactccctctgtcccaaaatataagaacgtttttaacactacactagtgtcaaaaacgttcttatattatgggacggagggagtagttgtgtaAGGGTAAGTCTAGTATCATGTAGCAGGATAATTCAACTTGTGTTGAACTTCATGCCATAGAATGCACAACATGACTAGTCTTATATGCTGTCCTTTCTTATTTTAGCTTAGAATTTGGTTTTGTGTTGATTGTTCCTTTAATTCAGATCATTAAAATGTTATGTGCTCTGGTCAGCAACTTTATATCGTTATCACTGCATGGGACACCGTAATAGTTTCCGCAAACCTAGTTCTAATGATACCATTGGCTTTATGCATAACATGAATTCCAAGCATGGAGTGTCCAGTTCGTCACTTGTATCTGTAGAATGCTGTTGGGACCAATGGACTGCTGTATGTGGTTTAACTTGAGAATATCAATTACTTGCGCAGGTAGCATGGCAGTGGCTGCCTTTCACGTCATCTGCACGAACTGACAATCTGCAACTTTACCACTGGGTCTGTCTCTGATGCTTCACTAATGTTGTGTACATCTTAAAACATTTAGTATGACCAACTTGCGGACTCACAGTATTTCTGACCCTTTTGTTTCAGGTTAGAGTTGTAAATAATGTTCCACCAACTGGTGATTATGACTTCGCAAAATATAACACGGTGAGTATATCGTGTTAGTTACATCATCAAGCAAGAAATGTTCTCTTGCAATATTGTGGGCTTACTTTTTTTGTTTGTCACTTTCTTTTGCAGAAGGTGGATGTTCTTAAATACACCGATGAGGAGTATGAGAAATATTTAACTGAACCTGTAGGTACTGTTTACTGTAAAATTATGTAAGCTCGGTTGTTAATTCTCACTTTTATTTTTACAATCGGAACATTGTGCTGATTTGCGCCGAGCTTTTAGTGCCACTTAATGTTTATAAACAATTATTGCCACTACGAGATGTAATTCTGTTTAGTTCAAAGATTTGAAACAACTTAAAACTTTTCTATTTGCCGTTGAAACTTTTGTGGTCAGCTATTTGAAGGTGGCAGTAAACAAGTCTTAATTGGTGGGACATGGCCTCTTTGTGCTTATTAGTTCTACCTTATAATATCTTTTGAACTCTTGGATGGAACAATCAGAGTGTTGGGCAGCTTTAAAATTGCTCAATTCTGTTTTGCCCTGACCTGTGTATGTTATTGAGTTATCAGTCTGTCTTGACATAACAATTTCAGGAGCATGTGTTACTGTTTGTCCCTTTGCTGTCATTTCTGGCATAGACAAACCTTTTGATCATTTAGGGTGTTGCATTCAGTTTCCATAGTACGTTTTTGTTCATAATTTGTTGTTTTTAAGTAGAACGTTTGATGTGCTTGTTTCAGACATGGAGCAGAGAAGAAACAGATCAGCTATTTGAATTATGTCAGCGCTTTGACCTTCGTTTCATAGTAATAGCAGATAGGTTTCCAACTGCTCGCAGTGTGGAAGATCTAAAGAGCCGTTATTATTCAGGTACTTCTAAATTTGTACATCTTTATGTTCAGATAAAACACACCTGGCAAAGGTCTCCCATTCCTACTTTAATGTTTATACATGCATATTACATGCTCAAAAGCAAACAACACTGAGTTACTTAGGATTGTTCCATCTGTTTTGCCATTCAATATATGGAACAATCGAAGAACTAGTTGTCTAGTTTATATAATAGATCCTTTAAACAATATGCTCTTGTAACTTCTGACCTTTTTCCGCTAAATTAGTGCATAAAGGTTGTTAATCATTCACTGACATTTGGCCTGTTATGCATCCACACTCCTATGTGTGCATGTCTTTCTTtctatgtactactccctccatcccaaaataagtgttactgatttagtacaactttgtactaaatttgTACCTAAaccagcgacacttattttgggacggagggagtgtgTAACATTATTATGAGAGGTCAAGTGGTGTCATGACTTTTTATTTAGCATATATAACTACATTAATTATTAATTGGTAAAGCTAGTATGTATGATCAGTCTAATTGTATCTCCAGCAATTCAATCTATGTATTGTTGTGAGTTTACTGTGATGTAGCTATTGTGTCTTCTTGATCACAGTTACTAGGGCCCTTCTAATTGCAAGAGCTCGATCATTCGATGAAGTTGCCGGAAACCCTCTTGTGAAGGTATAAGTTGATTATCTTCCCTACCTAAAAGTAATTACATCAATGTTATGGTATAGATTCTGTTGTACCCACATATGTTCAATTGTGTTTCTTCTCAGGAAACCTTCAATGCTGCTCATGAGACTGAGAGAAAACGTGCATTGTCTGCACTCTTCTCCCAAACAAAACAGCAAGAACGAAAGGATGCCGAGGTTAGAAATCTCCTGCAATGATATTGTGATTATTTGATTTATGATGTCTGCCATCCTTAAGATTCTAAGTCACGTATGTGATACCCAACTGTTCCCTTTTCAGGTTTTAGCAGAAGCAAAACGCATTATGGAATCTCGTGCTGCTAATAAAGTGAGTAAATCAGTACATTGGATTCCATATTTCTTATCGTTAAAGTAATCTTAACTCTTAAGCAAGAACATTTGAATGTTAACTTGTAGGATATTTTCAGTGTATAAAATCACTAATGGCAAATCTTTCAGATATTCATAATTTCGTCAAGCAAGTGGCATTTTAACCTTTTGGTATTCCAGGTCGTGTGGAAGTGTGGACGTGATATCGTTGCTTATCGACTAACCTCGATATTTTGTGATAGTTAATTCTTAAGAGATTAGGTTGTTTGCTCTGTCTGGTTAATGGTTCAAGATCTGTATGCAGAACGTGGAAGAAGCCGGAGCACCGACGAGCTTGCCTAATGCTGCGGTTCCTGCTGACGGTGTATCTCCCTTGAGCAACAATCTTCCATCTTCAGCTGCTACACATCCAGCTGCAGCAGCGAATACCTCCATACCTGATACACTGCGGATGGTAACTCTGAAACTTTCGGTTGCTTAAGCAGTTTCTTTTTAGTTGTATATTTAGCTGTTGCGCTGACATTTGTAGTTGCAGTTGGTATCTTCTTTAATTTGAAATTATGTTTTCTTATGTCTTGCTTCTATCTTGCTGGATTTGTGGGATCTAAGTGATCTCTAATTGTGTTTTCTGGTCATTACATTAAAAAATGTATGCCCGCTTTCATAGTTGAGCCTTGTTTGTTGCAAGGGAAAGTGTTGTTCTTTCACTGTGTAAACACATCACAAGTACAACCTCCGTCCGGAATTAACTGTCGCTGAAATGagtgtatctagacatgttttagtgtgtaGATACACTCATCTCAGCGACagttaattccggacggagggagtagtttaggtTAATTATGTCAAGTTGTATTGTTATCTTGTTGAATGAAGGCGTCTATTGACCAAATGAAGAATGATATCTATCTGCATACTTTTCTTTTTAGATGAATTTGACTAACTTTACCTACTCTTTCAGCTTAAAGTGTATTTGAGAACCCATGCACTTGATCAAATGGTTCAAGCAGTAACTGCTTCAGCTGGCATTAGAATGATTAAAAGGGTGGATCAAACTCTACAAGATCTTGGGGTTTGTTTTCTTGACACCAGCCTGCTCTTGTCATGCACCAACACATTAGATTTCAATTGTGTTTTAGGTCTAATTACCAAGTTTTGCAACGAACTTATGCTGCGACTGTAACCTTTTTGTAGGTAAATTTGAAGCCTAAGGTCCCAACAAAAGCAGTTTGTGCCGAACATCTTGAGTTACGGAACGAGATACTCACACTGCTTAACATACAGAAGCAGGTAAGCTCCCAGATGCTTTAGACATTTTACGTCGAAAAGTATCTATCCTTCATCTATGTACTGATTTTTTGGAAGTGCCTGTTTAAAACACTATTAAAAGAAAGGAGAATAATGGCAACATCTGGCAGCGTATTTATGTGGTTAAGTACCCTCCTTTCAACTAACAATTTGTTTTCTTCTGCATCTTCTGTAGCTACAAAATAAAGAGGCTGAAGTTTTAGCAAACAGAGAAAGTTCATTCACAGAGGCACCGACCACACCTAAGGTACATGCAGAATGGGTAACTACCCTtttttctctctgtttctgtgtgGAAGACATCTGATGTGATAAAGCATCTGTATTAAATTCCACAAAAGAAGTACCATGACAAGCTTTTTATAACTGCAAAAGGCAACTCGTGAATAGAAGTACTGATCTTATA
This DNA window, taken from Triticum aestivum cultivar Chinese Spring chromosome 1D, IWGSC CS RefSeq v2.1, whole genome shotgun sequence, encodes the following:
- the LOC123182821 gene encoding SWR1-complex protein 4 isoform X1 gives rise to the protein MDAKDILGLQKTSFPSAQEKKPRAPKEPQRKPDGVSREVYALTGGVGMAPLMPTIEASHLKRRPAVEKEKVAWQWLPFTSSARTDNLQLYHWVRVVNNVPPTGDYDFAKYNTKVDVLKYTDEEYEKYLTEPTWSREETDQLFELCQRFDLRFIVIADRFPTARSVEDLKSRYYSVTRALLIARARSFDEVAGNPLVKETFNAAHETERKRALSALFSQTKQQERKDAEVLAEAKRIMESRAANKNVEEAGAPTSLPNAAVPADGVSPLSNNLPSSAATHPAAAANTSIPDTLRMLKVYLRTHALDQMVQAVTASAGIRMIKRVDQTLQDLGVNLKPKVPTKAVCAEHLELRNEILTLLNIQKQLQNKEAEVLANRESSFTEAPTTPKRSNRDIDRPFVPDMAGFGGERAVKRDHKRKTTGRFDAPPSPTQGKRPRKMKASD
- the LOC123182821 gene encoding SWR1-complex protein 4 isoform X2, which gives rise to MDAKDILGLQKTSFPSAQEKKPRAPKEPQRKPDGVSREVYALTGGVGMAPLMPTIEASHLKRRPAVEKEKVAWQWLPFTSSARTDNLQLYHWVRVVNNVPPTGDYDFAKYNTKVDVLKYTDEEYEKYLTEPTWSREETDQLFELCQRFDLRFIVIADRFPTARSVEDLKSRYYSVTRALLIARARSFDEVAGNPLVKETFNAAHETERKRALSALFSQTKQQERKDAEVLAEAKRIMESRAANKNVEEAGAPTSLPNAAVPADGVSPLSNNLPSSAATHPAAAANTSIPDTLRMLKVYLRTHALDQMVQAVTASAGIRMIKRVDQTLQDLGVNLKPKVPTKAVCAEHLELRNEILTLLNIQKQLQNKEAEVLANRESSFTEAPTTPKVPCS